The segment aatttcgtccaaatttgtacttaaaatgactataaaaataaactgtgtaaatgtattttttagattttttggtaacagaattaattacttacgtggaatcttgttttaaatttttaattcttagatacaaaaattgaacattttataaatttttaactacaaaataatttttcaaattaagatttgataaattttgtcaaaatttgatctttaaatgcttataaaaaaaaattgtgcctatgtatttttaatatttttcaactgatattgtaacaatatatcaggggctttgtattaaatttatacactttttggcccaacagataaaactttattgatatttatagaaaaaaaaactaaaaaaattgaaaactgaaaatgtccgtaaacagctcacaaagagtcaaaatattttcaaaattgtatggtgtataggaaatgctaatataaacattcagtaaaattttcatgtatctacagttattcgtttttgaattacaacaaaataacgaaatcgctacatgagaaatcgagtgaatatccattgttgtaaaaatttgaatttcaaacgatcataaaaatttaatttgacttccttatagatattttttgtttgataaaggtagacaattttataaggaatcttgtattacattttcatatcttagatttaaaaagaaaaatttttatgaatttctaactcgaaataatttgcaaattttcgtgatttttccatattttgtcattttttgaactttaaatgtttataaaaaaaaactgtgactaacgatttttaatatttttcatctgcctttgaaacaatatactaggagccttctattaaattttcaagcttttttatccaacaaataaaattttattgatatttttagaaaaaaaactaaaaaaaaatggaaaatgaaaatgtccgtaaagagctcaaaataaatcaaaatattttgaaaatgttatggtgtatagaaaatgctaagataaacattcagtcaaaatttcatatatctacggtcatttgttttaaagttacaccaaaaaccaaaatcgattttctcgaaaacagattttgcgtaaaaattcccgtttttccttaatttttcttttgtttttcacggcgcgtttgaaaactattggaaaaattttacttttgaccccccaaagtaccaactagattcactttctatcagaaaaggtactgttgaagaaaatccaagcacttttactgtcctaaaacgtgatgaNNNNNNNNNNNNNNNNNNNNNNNNNNNNNNNNNNNNNNNNNNNNNNNNNNAACAATGGTCGTCATAGTCGTGTTAAGCTGTGTGCGTATCCCTACGGCTATCACCGGAAATCTCCTTTTCCACACACCAAATAGTCTTTCTACAACGTTTCTTGTACCAATATGAGCTTTCTatgataaaaaatgatatttttaaatgcatagtttttaaactaaatttaatttatctggaAGTTATTTTAATGAAGGTGGTCggagaaattttaatttaagcacaaatcataaaaaaattccttataacttaaaattatatttgaaccAGATTGTGGAAAATTAAGAGTGAAAAGAGAGAAATGTAATTTCTATTAATGGTAGTATTAAATGTTtcctaacaataaataatatactaatacctGATATCTCTTCTCAACTTCAGTAACAGGACGAAGAAGAGGAGTCATCATGTAATAACGACATGGACAGCCCCCGTCTCCGAGTAAAAAACTATTTCCACATTCTCCATTTTCAAACTGAGCCCTACACAtactattatcaaatattgtactGTCATGAACAGAACCTGGCCACCTACAACAACATTTTAGATGAACAATACCTTTGTGTATTAGTTTGTTCTATCAACTTACATACATacagtaaaaattatactaattcattttactataaatactactatttataattaatggtaatAAGGTTGTTTTTAaggtaacattttaaatttatgaagtaggtaggtacaaaaagTCTCAGGggatgtttttaaaaatcactTTTATGCTCCACCAATAGGTTCATTTAAGTgcgtatgtaaattgtaattattaaaatgtattttttaaataattatgtttaccgtgcaacaatattcataatttttaagttgCTATCACATAATATAGCCTGTACGTTGAAGGAGAAATACCCTTTCCGATTTCGAAACCTTTATCCAATATTGCTGTTTGGTGACTGTATACGTATGTGGGTACAGTCTACTACCCCAACCACTCTTGTAAATCCTTTCAATCTGAAAAAACCTGTTTGAACTTGTAAATTTCTTCAGCGACCCTAGGCATGTTGATAAAATGTGGACGAAGACGACCAATCGCGAGTGACACACGTTTTATGGTTCGGCATATTGTTGACTTATGGACGTGTACGTGATCTCCAATAACGGcttttattaagaaatatagggaAAGAAAGGAGTTGTTGACAGTTACCTAGGTATGTGACTATGTACAATAGAAAAGttcttattcaatttttaacagTTAAAGAGGAACGGTTATAACAATCAAATCCTTTAAaggatattattttagaagtttattttgaaaaattataattttacgctcagcagatcacgttcaGATCCGTTGGTTAAAAAataagagtgaattgacttcttataaaattaaaatgtaagattattatctaggaaatctcataggctttttattatattttaattttaaagcgagtaaagtatttttaattttaagatgtacctacaaacaatttacaattttaaaatacttataactcgatttaaacttaaaatataataaaaaagcctACGTGATTcactatagataataatcttacctttgaattttataagattatttttatattaattttaattttatgagatacattttataattttatattcacttttatttttaaaataacggagctaaacgtgatctgctaagCATAAAATGTGCAATGCATACGTATGTAAGACCAGGGGGTGGCTAAGGGGCTATAGCCTCCCCGCCATTGACCGTGTTGACCTTAGaattttattaagattaataaaaaaataaaaagtgtaaataaaagacaCGTGTCGTATGCTATCTACCGGCGTACATGCTGTCtacaaaaaatgaatacttGTGTCGCATGCTATCTAcgtgaaaaaatgtattctaatgtaaaatatgagtattgtaatatattgtaatgtatttaaataatattattagagctTGTAGTTTTACAGTTgtcattgaaattataatagatttataaaaatgtatcttaaataaATCATTCCATAATAACTACATAAcggtatttatgtttataacattGATCTAGATAgtgacaacaaaaatattatactctatatgTGAGCACTACaatcttatttttttgattcaacattgtttttttgtaaatacaacCGTAAAATTCTATACCAATTACTGATCATTTTGTAACAACTACATAACCATTTATGTGTTtactacaattaattaattagttgtaTCTACGttttgcaatataataattaaaaatataggaagcaatgaataataacaacaatttatttgaaaatgaatttactaataatataaataaacaacaatatattatacatttatttatcattaactgttatcaaatgtattttaaaggCCACCTCGAACAGTTATATATCTTTTACCATTTGATATGACATTAATATTGTTAGGTACAAATGATGGTAATGAatcatatgaaataaaaattgtaggaCCATTTTCTTCACTAActtcaaacgaaaaaaaatgttcattaaattCTGTGGTGTTAAGTTGTGAACAATGAAATAAGATTATCTTatcattacaaataaaaatagaatttattaaaCCAAACTTGGGGTGATGATTTTCATGAATATCTAATGTTAATACCATTTTAGGTTGATATTTAGAACCTTTTATAGTAATCcatgcatatttaattaatgaactTATTGTATTgatagtattacatttattgatttcattaataatactgtcaacattattaatttcaatagaaGGGCCAAATTCAATTTCATCACCTAGTGATCCTTTAATAAATATGCCATTGAGCTGTAATTGATGCCGAATAGCAAGAGTTTTGCAAATATTGCGACGATTACTTGAAGTGTTTGCAGCTATTTTAGACATGCGATGCTTTGCTTCAAACCGCATAGACCATAACAAAATTAAAGGACCAAATTTCTCCATCATAGaatgataatgtaataaataatgaaattttggttttagatgagatttactatatttaatatataattcattatgcTCTGCTACAAGTGTTTGGAGGAGTTCATCAGAGCAACCTTTTTGAAATGAAGTTGAAATTAGTATATCAAAAATTTTTCTCATCAAAATATAAAGTTCCCACACAGGATCATTTTGAGGAATAAAATCACctattattaaaccaaaatatcTGACAAAAGACATATCATCTCTGAAGCAGAAAGTTTAActgttgattttttaatatggtCCATATTTAACACAGATGGCTTGCTCCCTTTATCTGGgccaaaatcaaaaaataatattctttcgtTAAGTACTtgtaaagaaaacatttttaattcaagtaCATAATACGAGATTAAAAAAGATAAATCATATTTACAAACACCTTCGAGGAAATCATGCATTATATCAACCCCCATTTGATCCAAAACTTGAAAAACTCGGACATCATGCCAAACACAAGATTCTGAAATCCCACTATTACTAATATCCCCTTCTAacacatctatattatattgttctacaCTCCTCGTCAGAGATTCATCAGCATAGCATTGATTTTTTAAGACTTCTTTTCTAACTTTACATATACGACATGGATAATTAGCTGAAAAACTCTCTACAAATCCTGTAATACTGTGTATGCCCAAATTATCTCCTAAAATAATTGCCAACTCAAACTTAATATTTCCTTTAAACATTGGAATTTCAATATCAATACCACTATCTCTCAAAAAATTTAGCTCGTCAATAAGTggtctgaatattatattattaccaaactTCGACCTATCACTTGAATGGAATAATAaagccaaaaatatatttttaagagaaGATTGTTGATGGCTAGGTATTGTAGGAAGAGTCAAATAAACAGCCCCTAGTTTATGTACACCAAATTTACTTCCTAAAGGATTTCCTACCTCATAGtcgtcaaaaaataaaaaaattggtaaaataagttgatttatatgattattcatttttttttgccaaatacTTCCctgaataaaattaacaataatcgtgtcataagttttaattttattcatatactCCAAAGTGTCTAATAATACAtttggatgtcactctgctgtacagtaggttacaagttgttCACTGTAATGGTTGATGTTAAAACTGAATTCAGTGatatcatatatcattgtatacgaaaaacgattttgagcggagacggtttgtcaaccTATGATGTTACtaagtgtattttataatagtattgtgaataaaaaaatgtatacataacctatttacgtggaaccttgttttaaattttcaatccttagctataaaatttgaacatttgataaatttttaagttttaactaaaaaataattatttaattttaaatttgataaatttagatatagaatatacagagtgatttacAAGTCATTATGTTCAcctccatttttttatttaatacttaatttgttttttcaaattctgatttttgtgatttttttaatataaaattataaagaccatattttacagTTCTTTAGATTATTCATTGTACCACTGAAGGTTAAGTCTCGTGGCGTTAcgcaatatttttcaaataaaaaacaccCTTTTTACTGTCAATTATAAAGGGTACTATTATACGTATACTTCTTTTGTCAAtttgtgtgtacctacctaattcaaatAACAATTGAGTATTTTCTGAAGTATCAAAATGATTAtgctaaggataatagtcctcaaaattgtttttttaaaaacatagaaatataaaatttaaatataatgtgggCTACATTAGTGttattcataatacataaaaaaaccttataaatatttataatattagtttgaaatacactataaattatgatactaCATATACCGAaaactcatatttaaaaaaatataataatctatcaagtgtaaaatattataaaattgatgtgggtattattaaaatacgacGTGATGTTTACACAACGAATAAAACATGTATaagacaaaaa is part of the Acyrthosiphon pisum isolate AL4f unplaced genomic scaffold, pea_aphid_22Mar2018_4r6ur Scaffold_21192;HRSCAF=23267, whole genome shotgun sequence genome and harbors:
- the LOC115034830 gene encoding putative nuclease HARBI1, which gives rise to MCRAQFENGECGNSFLLGDGGCPCRYYMMTPLLRPVTEVEKRYQKAHIGTRNVVERLFGVWKRRFPVIAVGIRTQLNTTMTTI